A single genomic interval of Cucumis sativus cultivar 9930 chromosome 7, Cucumber_9930_V3, whole genome shotgun sequence harbors:
- the LOC101217567 gene encoding peroxidase N1, whose product MQTIVSKLTSISLLSYTSNLMTKLIGFTSMLLPLMSFMIIVLLFTVVNGQGTRIGFYSSSCPQAESIVASTVRSHFQSDPKIAPGLLRMHFHDCFVRGCDASVLLAGSNSERTALPNLSLNGFEVIDDAKSQLEAACPGVVSCADILALAARDSVVLTSGIRWGVPTGRRDGTISVASEANNLPGFTDSIEAQKKQFTDKGLNTQDLVTLVGGHTIGTTQCQFFRYRLFNFTAAGGPDPTMDPAFVTQMQALCPQNGDGTRRVALDTGSVGRFDTTFFSNLRNGRGVLESDQKLWTDASTRTFVQRYLGLRGVLGLTFNLEFGKSMVKMSNIEVKTGNQGEIRKVCSAVN is encoded by the exons ATGCAAACCATCGTCTCAAAATTAACAAGCATATCTCTCCTCTCTTATACTTCTAATCTGATGACAAAACTTATTGGTTTTACGTCAATGCTTCTCCCACTCATGTCGTTTATGATTATTGTGTTGTTATTCACTGTTGTGAACGGTCAAGGCACCCGCATTGGTTTCTACTCCAGCTCTTGCCCTCAAGCTGAGTCCATTGTTGCATCTACTGTACGATCTCATTTTCAATCTGATCCTAAGATTGCTCCAGGTTTATTGAGAATGCACTTCCACGATTGCTTCGTTCGGGGTTGTGATGCCTCTGTGCTCCTTGCTGGCTCTAACAGTGAGAGGACTGCACTACCAAACCTTTCGTTAAATGGGTTCGAAGTGATTGACGATGCTAAATCTCAACTTGAAGCTGCTTGTCCTGGTGTTGTATCTTGCGCTGACATTCTTGCTCTAGCTGCTCGTGACTCAGTAGTTTTg ACAAGTGGAATACGTTGGGGAGTGCCCACAGGACGAAGAGATGGGACAATTTCGGTGGCTTCAGAAGCTAACAACTTGCCTGGATTTACAGATTCTATCGAGGctcaaaagaaacaatttacTGATAAAGGTCTCAACACTCAAGACCTTGTCACTCTCGTGG GTGGACACACAATAGGCACAACACAATGCCAATTTTTCAGATACAGACTCTTCAACTTCACAGCAGCAGGCGGTCCAGATCCAACGATGGACCCAGCCTTCGTGACTCAAATGCAGGCATTGTGTCCTCAAAACGGAGACGGAACCCGTAGGGTCGCGCTGGACACGGGCAGCGTCGGTCGGTTTGACACAACCTTCTTCTCAAACTTAAGGAACGGACGTGGGGTTTTGGAGTCGGATCAGAAGCTATGGACTGACGCTTCCACTCGTACTTTTGTACAACGGTATTTGGGTTTGAGAGGCGTTTTGGGTTTGACCTTCAATCTTGAGTTTGGGAAATCTATGGTGAAGATGAGTAACATTGAAGTTAAAACTGGAAATCAAGGAGAAATTCGTAAAGTTTGTTCTgcagttaattaa
- the LOC101202985 gene encoding peroxidase N1, whose amino-acid sequence MAKVGFILIVYVVVVLHSNAVHGQGTRLGFYRATCPQVEFIVRSTVRSHFQLDPSIAPGLLRMHSHDCFVRGCDASVLLAGPNSERTAVPNRTLKGFEVIDDAKSQLEDICPGVVSCADILALAARDSVVLTGGRSWEVPTGRRDGRVSLVSEVKLPGFSDSIEVQKEKFRSMGLNTHDLVTLAGAHTIGTASCRFFSYRLYNFTTVTETGADPTLNPSLVERLRDVCPVDGDSSNRFELDIDSAEKFDVSFYKNLRQGGGILESDQMLWNDDSTRPIIQHYLSLKGLVGRSSFKVEFGRSMVKMSNAQVKTGLLGEIRRVCSKVNN is encoded by the exons ATGGCGAAAGttggtttcattttaattGTATACGTAGTGGTGGTGTTGCATAGCAACGCTGTGCATGGCCAAGGCACACGCCTTGGCTTTTATCGTGCCACGTGCCCACAAGTCGAATTCATCGTTAGATCCACGGTTCGATCTCATTTTCAATTAGATCCATCGATCGCTCCTGGGTTGTTAAGAATGCATTCACATGATTGCTTCGTCCGAGGGTGTGATGCTTCTGTGCTTCTTGCTGGTCCCAATTCTGAGAGGACGGCTGTGCCTAACCGTACTTTGAAAGGGTTTGAGGTCATTGATGATGCCAAGTCACAACTTGAGGATATCTGCCCAGGTGTTGTCTCCTGTGCTGATATTCTTGCTCTTGCTGCTCGTGACTCAGTGGTTCTG ACAGGTGGAAGAAGTTGGGAAGTTCCGACGGGACGAAGAGATGGCAGAGTTTCATTAGTTTCCGAGGTGAAGTTGCCTGGTTTTTCAGATTCCATTGAAGTTCAAAAGGAGAAGTTCAGATCTATGGGGCTCAACACACATGACCTCGTAACTCTCGcag GTGCCCATACCATTGGTACTGCATCGTGTCGTTTTTTCAGTTATAGACTCTACAACTTCACAACAGTCACTGAAACCGGTGCTGACCCAACTCTTAATCCATCACTCGTCGAACGACTACGAGATGTTTGCCCTGTAGACGGAGATAGCTCAAACAGATTTGAACTCGACATCGATAGTGCAGAAAAGTTTGACGTATCGTTCTACAAAAACTTGAGACAAGGAGGAGGGATCTTAGAGTCGGATCAAATGTTGTGGAACGATGATTCTACTCGCCCTATCATCCAACACTATTTGAGTTTAAAAGGTTTAGTAGGGCGTTCAAGCTTTAAAGTTGAGTTTGGAAGATCGATGGTTAAAATGAGCAATGCACAAGTTAAAACTGGCCTTCTTGGTGAAATTCGAAGGGTTTGCTCTAAGGTTAATAATTGA
- the LOC116405030 gene encoding uncharacterized protein LOC116405030, with product MTKIPSFIFLPLFFFFLFFFFLFFNPKTEGRSKEKHKPEHLNSPASAVTPFNSLPPPVNVFLFRPFLLHFHPFLLHDSPLYFPISTCSRNVSISSARVSVLLSTSSPADASPLPSISISGFSMASTSTNGPMYKIDPAHHFQSIVSSLSHLVSRLTMLSDQNKTVKILG from the exons atgacgaaaataccctcttttattttccttcctcttttcttctttttccttttcttctttttccttttcttcaacccGAAGACAGAAGGccgttcaaaagaaaaacataaaccaGAGCATTTGAACTCTCCCGCGTCTGCAGTTACCCCCTTCAACTCTCTCCCGCCTCCGGTGAACGTTTTTCTCTTccgtccatttcttctccacttccatccatttcttctccacgacTCTCCGCTATATTTTCCGATTTCAACTTGTTCACGGAAcgtctccatttcttctgcaCGGGTTTCTGTTTTACTTTCGACTTCATCTCCGGCGGAcgcttctccacttccatccatttcgatttcag gtTTCAGTATGGCTTCGACATCAACTAACGGTCCCATGTACAAGATTGACCCTGCTCATCATTTTCAGTCTATAGTAAGTAGTTTATCACATTTAGTAAGCAGGTTGACTATGTTGTCGGATCAAAACAAGACTGTCAAGATCCTTGGGTGA
- the LOC101217805 gene encoding uncharacterized CRM domain-containing protein At3g25440, chloroplastic — MPRCRGLSIIAFSRGSLFGFIPLIRNVSPLSLLSIPTSFEQSSHGSWEHQASSCIVKSLNESMSRDCPPGFSFTRRYSMRESSGGFKRWQSVRHFSNAVVELKTDNNTVRFSFGCPSSTNGSRLKQKVAKTKMSKKAKLNELRFYRLKAKKKKTSPNPEVRIRYSLEKAKRKEAWLIEKLRKFEIPKPFVEKYDPEILTEEEKHYLKRTGEKKKNFVLLGRRGVFGGVVLNMHMHWKKHETVKVICKPCKPGQVHEYAEELTRLSKGIVIDIKPNNSIIFYRGKNYVQPEVMSPPNTLSKDKALEKYKYEQSLEHTSQFIEKLEKELEDFQKHLAQFKRRKEDAALESMVNS, encoded by the exons ATGCCTCGCTGCCGCGGGTTATCTATCATCGCCTTTTCAAG GGGTTCATTGTTTGGATTCATTCCTCTGATTAGAAATGTATCACCTCTATCTTTATTGAGCATACCCACATCATTTGAGCAGTCCTCACATGGAAGTTGGGAGCATCAAGCAAGTAGTTGTATAGTGAAGTCTCTCAACGAATCAATGTCTAGAGACTGTCCGCCTGGGTTCTCTTTTACTCGGAGATACAGTATGCGGGAGAGCAGTGGTGGGTTTAAAAGATGGCAATCTGTTAGGCATTTTAGCAATGCCGTTGTGGAGCTTAAAACAGACAACAATACTGTCAGGTTTTCTTTTGGTTGTCCTTCTAGTACTAACGGTTCCCGACTGAAACAAAAGGTGGCAAAAACCAAAATGTCTAAGAAGGCTAAATTGAATGAACTCAGATTCTATCGTCTTAAGgcgaaaaagaagaagacatcTCCCAATCCAGAAGTTAGGATCAGATATTCCCTTGAGAAG gccaaaagaaaagaagcgTGGCTAATTGAGAAGTTGAGGAAATTTGAGATTCCAAAACCTTTTGTAGAAAAGTATGATCCTGAAATTCTTACTGAGGAAGAGAAGCACTACTTGAAGCGTACAggggagaaaaagaagaacttTGTTCTTTTGGGGAGGCGAGGAGTCTTTGGTGGAGTTGTTCTCAATATGCATATGCATTGGAAGAAGCATGAAACTGTTAAAGTTATTTGCAAACCTTGCAAGCCTGGGCAGGTTCATGAATATGCCGAAGAACTTACTCGATTGAGCAAAGGCATTGTGATTGACATAAAACCCAACAACAGCATAATTTTCTATCGGGGAAAGAACTATGTGCAGCCCGAAGTAATGTCACCTCCAAATACGCTATCAAAAGACAAG gctttggaaaaatataagTATGAACAATCACTTGAACATACAAGCCAGTTCATTGAAAAGTTGGAGAAAGAACTTGAAGATTTTCAGAAGCATCTAGCTCAGTTCAAGAGGAGAAAGGAAGATGCCGCTTTAGAATCCATGGTTAACTCTTGA
- the LOC101218042 gene encoding uncharacterized protein LOC101218042, which yields MVGDAHFPQSSPNSKKSKPKKKKRGGTKKKMTSEQIAAFKYVTEWAYLDQSNSLASSAAASVVDDFGVQKTVGKGGEKVVFELHSHSKCSDGFLTPSKLVERAHGNGVKVLALTDHDTMSGIPEAVEAARRFGIKIIPGVEISTIFSNGGDSESEEPVHILAYYSSCGPAKIEKLEKFLENIREGRFLRAKNMVSKLNELKLPLKWDHVAKITGKGVAPGRLHVARALVEAGYVENLKQAFSRYLFDGGPAYSTGSEPCAAEAIQLIHDTGGMAVLAHPWALKNPVAVIRRLKDAGLHGLEVYRSDGRLAAYSDLADNYGLLKLGGSDFHGRGGHSESEVGSVNLPVLAMHDFLKAARPVWCSAIRDILESYVEEPSESNLAKITRFGRTRVLKGGSSPGSGNDLIERCLTLWLTNEEKQNDEFEAIRLKLSHISINQEVQVP from the exons ATGGTGGGTGACGCTCACTTTCCTCAGTCTTCCCCCAATTCCAAGAAATCCAAgcccaagaagaagaaacgagGTGGCACCAAGAAGAAGATGACATCCGAACAGATTGCCGCTTTTAAGTATGTCACGGAATGGGCTTATTTGGATCAATCTAATTCTCTTGCCTCCTCTGCTGCTGCCTCTGTTGTGGATGATTTTGGAGTTCAGAAGACTGTTGGCAAAGGTGGGGAGAAGGTGGTCTTTGAGTTGCATTCCCATTCCAAATGCAGTGATGGGTTTCTTACCCCTTCTAAGCTTGTTGAGAGAGCTCACGGAAATGGG GTGAAAGTTCTTGCTTTGACAGATCATGACACAATGTCTGGCATCCCTGAAGCTGTCGAGGCAGCTCGGAGATTTGGTATCAAAATAATTCCAGGTGTTGAAATCAGTACTATATTCTCTAACGG TGGAGACTCAGAATCCGAAGAACCAGTCCACATCCTTGCATACTACAGCAGCTGTGGACCAGCAAAGATTGAGAAGCTGGAAAAATTCTTAGAAAATATAAGGGAGGGGCGTTTTTTGCGAGCAAAGAACATGGTGTCGAAACTGAATGAGCTAAAGCTGCCTCTTAAGTGGGATCATGTAGCTAAGATTACTGGTAAAGGAGTTGCTCCTGGGAGACTCCATGTGGCCCGAGCCTTGGTTGAAGCAGGCTATgtggaaaatttaaaacaagcGTTTTCTCGGTACCTTTTTGATGGTGGACCGGCTTACTCAAC GGGATCAGAGCCTTGTGCAGCGGAAGCAATACAATTGATACACGATACAGGTGGTATGGCCGTACTAGCTCATCCATGGGCCTTGAAGAATCCCGTTGCTGTCATTAGAAGATTGAAAGACGCAGGTCTTCATGGGCTTGAGGTTTACAGGAGTGATGGAAGATTGGCAG CATACAGTGACCTAGCGGACAATTATGGGCTTCTTAAACTCGGAGGATCAGATTTTCATGGAAGAGGTGGACATAGTGAATCTGAAGTTGGAAGTGTAAACCTTCCTGTTCTTGCTATGCATGATTTCCTCAAGGCCGCTCGGCCAGTTTGGTGTAGTGCCATTCGAGATATTCTTGAGAGTTACGTCGAAGAGCCTTCGGAATCAAATCTAGCAAAGATCACTAGATTTGGAAGGACCCGGGTTTTGAAGGGTGGCTCCTCACCAGGCAGCGGAAATGACTTAATTGAACGTTGTTTAACTTTGTGGCtgacaaatgaagaaaagcaaaatgaTGAGTTTGAGGCCATCAGATTAAAACTCTCCCATATTTCAATTAATCAAGAAGTTCAAGTGCCTTAA